TCGGTCCGCGCGGAGTACCTGCGGCCCTCCGAGACGACCACGGTGTGCAGTTGGAAGGGCACCGCGGGCTACTACACCCTGGAGGTCGACGGGCAGACCAACCCGGACGCCGTCTGGTTCTACGCCGACCCGAAGCCCGAGGCCGAGCACGTGCGCGGCCGGGTGGCCTTCTGGCACGGGGTGGAGGTCACCGACTCGGCGGCGGTCACCGCGTAGCCCGCCGGCCCAGGGGGTACGTGATCCCCATGGCAGTCTTCCGCAGGCCGGGGCGTTCCCGGCCGACCCCCGAACCGGACCTCGGCGAGCAGCTCGCCGAACTCGTCGAGGAGTCCGAGCACCCCGAGCAGCCCGGGCGCGGCGGCCCGCTCGCCGCCCGCGCCGGGCAGCGGGAGGGCCGCGGCCGCGCCGTGGTGCTGCACGCCGCCCGGCTGCTCGGCCACGGCGGGCGGGCCACCGCCCGGGGCGCCGCGTACGGCGGCAAAGCCCTCGCCGAGCAGCTGGTGCAGGCCGCCCCGCGGATCCCGGTGCGAGGCCTCGCCACCCTGCGGGCCCAGCACCCGGGCGCGGCCTCCCCGGAGCAGTTGGCCGACCTGCTGGTCACCGGCGCCGTCCGGGCCTCCGGCGCGCTCGGGGCAGGTGTCGGCGCGGCGGCGATGATGCCGGTGCCGCCCGCGATGCCGGTGGAGATCGCGGCCGAGACGCTCGCTGTGGCAGCCGTGGAGATCAAGCTGATCGCCGAGCTGCACGAGGTCTACGGCTTCCCCGCGCAGGGCAGTGTCACCCAGCGGGCGGGCGCCTACCTCGGCGCATGGGCCAACCGCCGCGGGATCGACGCGACGCTGCTGGTCCGGCCCGCCGGCTTCGCCGCGCTGGCCATCGGCGCGGAGGTGCGCCAGCAGGTGCGCCGCCGCCTCACCCGCAGCTCGCTGCGCCACCTGCCCGCGCTGATGCCGCTGCTGGTCGGCGCCGGCATCGGCGCCACGATGAACCGGCGTGAAACCCGCCGGCTGGCCGAGGAGGTCCGGGTGGACCTGCGCTCCCGCCCGCCGGCGGACCGCGCCTACTGGGCCGCGGCCGCGCCGGTGGTGAAGGGCGGGAGACTGCCGGAGCCCGGGGACACGCCGGAGCCCGGGGACGCGACGTAGGACGGGCCCTGGTCAGGGCGCCGGCGGCGTCGGGGCGCCCGCGCCCCGGCCCGCCTTGACCCCGTTCACCATCGCCTGGTGGATGGCCCGCGCGGTGGTCTCGTCGGCCGCCGGCACCGGGCTGCCGGCCACCGTGTACCAGTCCAGGGCGCCGGTGTACTGCACGGTCAGCCGCGCCTCGCCGTCCACCCAGGTGGTGTGCACGGTGAGGTCGCCGGAGATCGGGCCGACCTCGCTGGTGGTGACCCCTCCCGGGCCGCTGATGATCGACTGCGTGGTCCAGGTCGCCCACGACGCGCGCGGGTCTGCGGGCGGCCGGGCCTGCTGATTGCCTTGGTCGTGTTCGGTCATGCGCCTATCCTCCCCCGCCGGTGAGCCGCCGCCGGAGCAGCGACACCTGCGGTCGCGGCGACCGCCCGGTCCCACCGGGCGGTCGAGTACGGACGTCAGTGGTCGGCGGACGGTCAGTCGAGTTTGCCGGGTTCGTCCAGCATCGCGTCGCCCTCCGCCTGGGAGGTGTCCTGCGCGTGCAGGTTCTGCATCGACGTGATGCCTTCCTCCGGGTCGGCGGCGCGGACGTCGTCGTCGCTGTCGGTGCTCACCTCGAACCGTTCGCTCATGTCGGTCATCGCGGGCTCCGTCTCCTCGGTCGGTCCGGGCGCGCCGGGCGCGGGCGCGGCGGGACCGGGTGGCTCTTTCGCCCTTCCAGCCTGCCCCCGCCCCGGCGCCGGGGCCAGCCGGGTGACCACTGCGTGACCGCCGGACCAGCGCCGGACCACGGCCGGATCTCCGCCTGGATGACCACCGGGTGCCGCCGCGTCGCGGGCCGGCACCCGGGGCCCGCCAGGGTGGGGTCACCAGGTGACGGACAGCGACCGCATGCCGTAGATGAACGAGTCCGTCCGGAACGCCGGCTCCTCGCCGGGCCTGCTCAGCCGCAGCCCGGGCAGCCGGCGGAACAGGGTGGCCAGGGCGATCTGCAGCTCGGCCCGGGCCAGCGGCTGGCCGAGGCACTGGTGCACGCCG
The genomic region above belongs to Streptomyces sp. 1331.2 and contains:
- a CDS encoding DUF427 domain-containing protein, producing MITASWQGVVIAESEDTIVVEGNHYFPVESVRAEYLRPSETTTVCSWKGTAGYYTLEVDGQTNPDAVWFYADPKPEAEHVRGRVAFWHGVEVTDSAAVTA